A DNA window from Vigna angularis cultivar LongXiaoDou No.4 chromosome 1, ASM1680809v1, whole genome shotgun sequence contains the following coding sequences:
- the LOC108321459 gene encoding aminomethyltransferase, mitochondrial, with translation MRGGLWQLGQLVTRRLAHGDKKAVVRRCFASEAELKKTVFHDFHIAHGGKMVPFAGWSMPIQYKDSIMDSTINCRQNGSLFDVSHMCGLSLKGKDAVSFLEKLVIADVAALAPGTGTLTVFTNEKGGAIDDSVITKVTDDHIYLVVNAGCRDKDLAHIEEHMKAFKAKGGDVSWHIHDERSLLALQGPLAGPVLQHLTKEDLSKLYFGEFRVLDINGSQCFLTRTGYTGEDGFEISVPSEHGVDLAKAILEKSEGKVRLTGLGARDSLRLEAGLCLYGNDMEQHTTPVEAGLTWAIGKRRRAEGGFLGAAVILKQLEEGPSIRRVGFISSGPPPRSHSEIQDEGGKNIGEITSGGFSPCLKKNIAMGYVKSGLHKAGTKVKIIIRGKANEGVITKMPFVPTKYYKPS, from the exons ATGAGGGGGGGATTGTGGCAACTTGGGCAATTGGTCACACGTCGTCTTGCTCATGGAGATAAGAAGGCTGTTGTTCGTCGATGTTTTGCCTCTGAAGCTGAGCTGAAAAAGACGGTGTTTCATGACTTCCATATTGCTCATGGTGGGAAGATGGTTCCATTTGCTGGATGGAGCATGCCAATCCAATACAAGGACTCAATCATGGACTCCACCATAAACTGTAGGCAGAATGGTAGCCTTTTTGATGTTTCTCACATGTGTGGGCTGAGCCTCAAAGGGAAGGATGCTGTTTCATTCCTTGAAAAGCTAGTCATTGCTGATGTTGCTGCGCTTGCCCCTGGAACTGGGACACTCACTGTTTTCACAAATGAAAAGGGAGGGGCAATTGATGATTCAGTAATTACCAAGGTGACCGATGACCACATTTATTTGGTTGTGAATGCTGGTTGCAGGGATAAAGATCTGGCTCATATTGAGGAGCATATGAAGGCATTCAAGGCCAAAGGAGGTGATGTGTCATGGCACATACATGATGAGAGATCTCTACTTGCTCTGCAG GGTCCTCTTGCTGGCCCCGTTCTTCAACACCTCACAAAAGAGGATTTGAGCAAGCTATACTTTGGGGAGTTCCGTGTGTTGGACATAAATGGTTCACAGTGCTTTCTTACCCGAACCGG GTATACTGGAGAAGATGGATTTGAGATCTCAGTTCCTTCAGAGCATGGTGTAGATCTTGCCAAGGCAATACTGGAAAAATCTGAAGGGAAGGTGAGATTGACAGGATTGGGTGCAAGAGACAGTCTGCGACTTGAAGCTGGATTGTGTTTATATGGGAATGACATGGAACAACACACTACACCAGTTGAAGCAGGACTGACATGGGCTATAGGAAAGAGAAGGAGAGCAGAAGGTGGTTTTCTAGGAGCTGCTGTTATCCTGAAACAGCTTGAAGAAGGACCTTCCATCAGGCGTGTTGGTTTCATTTCTTCTGGTCCACCTCCCAGAAGCCACAGTGAAATTCAAGATGAAGGAGGGAAGAACATTGGGGAAATAACCAGTGGTGGATTCAGTCCTTGCCTTAAGAAGAACATAGCCATGGGATATGTCAAATCTGGATTGCACAAGGCAGGCACCAAAGTAAAGATTATCATTCGAGGAAAAGCCAATGAAGGAGTCATTACCAAAATGCCATTTGTACCAACAAAATACTATAAGCCATCCTAA